One part of the Sorangiineae bacterium MSr11954 genome encodes these proteins:
- a CDS encoding diacylglycerol kinase — translation MASRRWTAGKSAAGSGLAILVNANAKRGGRRIAAQLGRALPGARIRLTRTIDEIEGWLKSVRDARCILAAGGDGTAIALINAMHHVIPKKDPFPCVGLLPLGTGNAWARSTGARKLGQLVDVLAGLGPGTLPTRRFGLVECEGILTGFAGCGWDAQILDDYKKQLQASRGPGKRVAKSVYGYLGAVVLRTTPKQIVRGRPHVLIENMGDAVYTVDPEGRVVKIDGIGNGAVLYEGLASVAGCATVPEFGYGFRAFPFAERLMGQLNVRIYDRSALGAFKDLRPLWHGTHPLRGMHDWFASAVRMTFSRPMPLQIGGDAVGERQTVDYRISERTIEMLDWRTLN, via the coding sequence GTGGCTTCTAGAAGATGGACGGCGGGCAAGAGCGCCGCCGGCTCAGGGCTCGCCATTCTGGTCAACGCCAACGCCAAACGCGGCGGCCGCCGCATCGCTGCCCAGCTCGGGCGCGCGCTGCCGGGCGCCCGCATCCGGCTCACCCGAACGATCGACGAGATCGAGGGCTGGCTCAAGTCGGTGCGCGACGCGCGCTGCATCTTGGCAGCCGGCGGCGACGGTACGGCCATCGCGCTCATCAATGCGATGCATCATGTGATTCCAAAGAAGGACCCCTTCCCGTGCGTGGGGCTCCTTCCTCTTGGAACCGGCAACGCTTGGGCACGCTCCACCGGGGCGCGCAAGCTGGGGCAGCTGGTCGACGTGCTCGCCGGTTTGGGGCCGGGCACCTTGCCCACCCGTCGCTTCGGGCTGGTGGAGTGCGAGGGGATCCTCACGGGCTTCGCCGGCTGCGGGTGGGACGCGCAGATCCTCGACGACTACAAAAAGCAGCTGCAAGCCTCGCGCGGCCCGGGCAAACGGGTCGCCAAGAGCGTCTACGGCTACCTGGGCGCGGTGGTGTTGCGCACCACCCCCAAGCAGATCGTGCGCGGCCGGCCCCACGTGCTCATCGAGAACATGGGCGACGCCGTCTACACCGTCGACCCCGAGGGCCGGGTGGTCAAAATCGACGGCATCGGCAACGGCGCCGTCCTCTACGAGGGCCTGGCCAGCGTCGCCGGGTGCGCTACCGTGCCCGAGTTCGGCTACGGCTTCCGCGCTTTCCCCTTCGCCGAGCGGCTCATGGGTCAGCTCAACGTGCGCATCTACGACCGCAGCGCCCTCGGCGCCTTCAAGGATCTGCGCCCGCTCTGGCACGGCACCCACCCGCTGCGCGGGATGCACGACTGGTTCGCCTCCGCCGTGCGCATGACCTTCTCCCGCCCGATGCCGCTCCAAATCGGCGGCGACGCGGTGGGCGAACGACAGACGGTCGACTACCGCATCTCCGAACGAACCATCGAAATGCTCGACTGGCGTACGCTCAACTAG
- a CDS encoding DUF1579 domain-containing protein — MMSPTSPPAPRRESSHDHRRRTHRTRRAIGILPACIYLSACAAGAPLQAQTTGAAAAAKPAPAAKPATSAPSPSSSAIERMLALGPEGEELTRRSGTWTVVSTIRVTPNAPPMVTAGLIAERTMVGLYQQEIMRPAPGSNTPDFRRIAYITFNRVEGRYQYVSMDTRFPVGIMPAWSFGAQRGPDLTFQFEPLAFVGLGREVEGRMFRSNFVITRDSEDHEFGRQYWIQSDGTAQEWLAVQYEYTRKR; from the coding sequence ATGATGAGCCCCACCTCGCCCCCCGCCCCGCGGCGCGAATCGTCGCATGATCACCGTCGTCGTACCCATCGCACCCGCCGCGCCATCGGGATCCTCCCCGCCTGCATCTACCTGAGCGCCTGCGCCGCCGGCGCCCCACTCCAAGCGCAGACCACGGGCGCTGCCGCCGCAGCCAAACCGGCACCCGCCGCCAAACCCGCGACGTCCGCGCCCTCCCCGTCGTCATCGGCCATCGAACGCATGCTCGCGCTGGGCCCCGAGGGGGAGGAGCTCACGCGTCGCAGCGGCACATGGACCGTCGTCTCCACCATCCGCGTCACCCCAAACGCACCGCCGATGGTCACCGCGGGCCTCATCGCCGAGCGCACCATGGTGGGCCTCTACCAACAAGAAATCATGCGGCCCGCGCCGGGCTCGAACACCCCCGATTTCCGCCGCATCGCCTACATCACCTTCAACCGAGTCGAGGGGCGTTATCAATACGTCTCCATGGACACGCGCTTCCCCGTCGGCATCATGCCCGCGTGGAGCTTCGGCGCCCAACGCGGCCCCGATCTCACCTTCCAATTCGAGCCCCTCGCCTTCGTCGGCCTCGGCCGCGAAGTCGAAGGCCGCATGTTCCGCTCCAACTTCGTGATCACCCGCGACAGCGAAGACCACGAATTCGGCCGTCAATACTGGATCCAGTCCGACGGCACCGCCCAAGAGTGGCTGGCCGTCCAATACGAATACACCCGCAAACGCTGA
- the coaBC gene encoding bifunctional phosphopantothenoylcysteine decarboxylase/phosphopantothenate--cysteine ligase CoaBC has product MFDLRGRTIALCVTGSIAAYKSVEVARLCVKAGAAVLPVMTHSAPHFVGPVTLSGICGESVAQDMWDPGFSGEKHIALSERADLVVIVPATADLLSRLATGRADDLVTALALSARGPVLVAPAMHPRMWDHPATRRNVDGLVRDGRVVFVGPVVGPVASGESGLGRMAEPQAIVEAIGKALGQGAAAAAGAAAAAAGDLSGRRVVVTAGPTVEDLDPVRYLGNRSSGKMGFAVAERAAARGAEVTLITGPVNLGTPRGVARVDVRSALSMRDALARALGDDLSGADALVMTAAVADYRPAVVSPVKLKKMQGAGGDETSLRLVKNPDLLAEIGAKRATKKPVLVGFAVETGTPEQLVDYARGKLLQKKCDLVVANEARVAFAGDDNRATIVSAAGAEGLGTMSKVELADRILDRVRDVWADIVA; this is encoded by the coding sequence ATGTTCGACCTGCGCGGGCGCACCATCGCCCTTTGTGTCACCGGAAGCATCGCCGCCTACAAAAGCGTGGAGGTCGCCCGCCTTTGCGTGAAAGCGGGGGCGGCGGTTCTGCCCGTGATGACCCACTCCGCGCCCCATTTCGTGGGCCCCGTGACCCTCTCGGGCATCTGCGGCGAATCGGTCGCCCAAGACATGTGGGATCCCGGATTCTCCGGGGAAAAACATATTGCGCTGAGCGAGCGCGCGGACCTGGTGGTCATCGTGCCGGCGACGGCCGACCTCCTTTCGCGCCTGGCCACCGGCCGCGCCGATGACTTGGTCACCGCGCTGGCGCTCTCGGCGCGCGGTCCGGTGCTGGTGGCGCCGGCGATGCACCCGCGCATGTGGGACCACCCGGCGACCCGTCGAAATGTGGATGGGCTCGTTCGGGATGGTCGGGTTGTCTTCGTGGGGCCCGTGGTTGGGCCGGTGGCTTCGGGCGAGAGCGGGCTCGGGCGAATGGCGGAGCCGCAGGCGATCGTCGAGGCCATCGGGAAGGCGTTGGGGCAGGGTGCGGCGGCGGCGGCGGGCGCCGCGGCGGCGGCGGCGGGCGATTTGTCGGGGCGGCGCGTGGTGGTGACGGCGGGGCCCACGGTCGAGGATCTCGATCCGGTGCGCTACTTGGGCAATCGTTCGAGCGGGAAGATGGGGTTCGCGGTGGCGGAGCGCGCGGCCGCGCGCGGGGCGGAGGTCACGTTGATCACGGGGCCGGTGAACCTGGGGACGCCGCGCGGGGTGGCGCGCGTCGATGTGCGCTCGGCGCTGTCGATGCGCGATGCGCTCGCGCGCGCGCTGGGCGACGATCTATCGGGGGCCGATGCGCTGGTGATGACGGCGGCGGTGGCGGATTATCGTCCGGCGGTGGTGAGCCCCGTGAAGCTGAAAAAGATGCAAGGGGCGGGCGGCGACGAGACGAGCCTTCGCCTGGTGAAAAATCCGGATCTCTTGGCCGAGATCGGCGCAAAGCGCGCGACGAAGAAGCCGGTGCTGGTGGGCTTCGCGGTGGAGACGGGCACCCCCGAGCAGCTCGTCGATTATGCGCGCGGCAAGCTTTTGCAGAAGAAGTGCGATCTGGTGGTGGCCAACGAGGCGCGGGTGGCCTTCGCGGGCGACGACAATCGGGCGACGATCGTTTCGGCGGCGGGGGCCGAGGGGCTCGGAACGATGAGCAAAGTGGAGCTGGCGGATCGCATCTTGGATCGCGTGCGCGATGTGTGGGCCGACATCGTAGCGTGA
- a CDS encoding OmpA family protein, protein MRRSFTFSLSLVALMALIACASGCIRGERPLPPASIWPEAIASAEMPDKPVRKGQGVRAGSIAISDEIARLCTIRTQVGAAPRFAFDSDDIGEPERHVLGLVARCFTTGPLRGRAIKLTGHADPRGEEEYNMTLAALRATNVKGYLSERGVDRRKIADTSRGELDATGDEEGSWAYDRRVDIDLVR, encoded by the coding sequence ATGCGCAGATCGTTCACTTTTTCGCTCTCGCTGGTAGCGCTCATGGCGCTGATCGCGTGCGCTTCCGGTTGCATTCGGGGTGAGCGTCCGCTGCCGCCGGCGTCGATCTGGCCGGAGGCGATCGCGTCGGCCGAAATGCCGGACAAGCCGGTGCGCAAAGGGCAGGGGGTTCGCGCGGGTTCCATCGCGATCTCCGACGAGATTGCGCGGCTCTGCACGATCCGCACGCAGGTGGGAGCGGCCCCGCGCTTCGCGTTCGATTCGGACGACATCGGCGAGCCCGAGCGGCACGTTTTGGGGCTCGTTGCCCGATGCTTCACCACGGGGCCGCTCCGCGGGCGTGCGATCAAGCTCACGGGGCACGCCGATCCGCGCGGCGAGGAGGAATACAACATGACGCTCGCGGCGCTGCGCGCGACCAACGTCAAGGGGTACTTGAGTGAGCGCGGGGTGGACAGGCGCAAGATCGCCGATACGTCGCGCGGGGAGCTCGATGCCACCGGCGATGAAGAGGGGAGCTGGGCGTACGATCGGCGGGTGGATATCGATTTGGTGCGGTGA
- a CDS encoding 1-acyl-sn-glycerol-3-phosphate acyltransferase yields MLSSRLSPARGSLALSLRTVYETLAISWPTVVDAAFGRVTKDVCDERLRSWSQKVVAHARIDLLVRGRENLEPGRAYLVMSNHQSHYDIPVLFAVMGGSIRMIAKQELFKFPIFGAAMREAGFITIDRSDRNRAIESLEVARQTLARGVNVWIAPEGTRSLTGKLLPFKKGGFNLALEAQLTILPITIDGTKSILPPKAMRSHHDAKVRVTIHPPIDSRAYASNGQGRGGFRASRDKLMRDVREAFERGF; encoded by the coding sequence GTGCTTTCATCGCGTTTGTCGCCCGCGCGTGGTTCGCTGGCTCTCTCGCTCCGTACCGTCTACGAGACGCTGGCCATCAGTTGGCCCACCGTCGTCGACGCCGCCTTCGGGCGCGTGACCAAGGACGTGTGCGACGAGCGGCTCCGCAGCTGGTCTCAGAAGGTCGTAGCCCATGCCCGCATCGACCTCCTGGTGCGGGGTCGGGAGAATCTCGAGCCCGGCCGGGCGTATCTGGTCATGAGCAATCATCAGTCGCACTACGACATTCCGGTGCTCTTCGCCGTGATGGGCGGGAGCATTCGAATGATTGCAAAGCAGGAACTTTTCAAATTCCCCATCTTCGGCGCCGCCATGCGCGAGGCGGGCTTCATCACCATCGATCGGTCGGATCGGAACCGCGCCATCGAGAGCCTGGAGGTCGCGCGGCAGACGCTCGCCCGCGGCGTGAATGTTTGGATCGCGCCCGAGGGGACGCGCAGCCTCACGGGAAAACTCCTCCCGTTCAAGAAGGGCGGCTTCAACCTCGCCCTCGAGGCGCAGCTGACGATCCTGCCCATCACCATCGACGGGACGAAGAGCATCCTTCCGCCGAAGGCCATGCGGTCGCACCACGACGCCAAGGTCCGAGTCACGATTCACCCGCCCATCGACTCCCGCGCATACGCGTCGAATGGTCAAGGCCGCGGAGGATTTCGCGCCTCACGCGATAAATTGATGCGCGATGTAAGAGAGGCTTTCGAACGTGGCTTCTAG
- the ychF gene encoding redox-regulated ATPase YchF, with product MGLSVGIVGLPNVGKSTLFNALSTAKAEAKNFPFCTIEPNVGVVAVPDSRLAALDSVVHADKIVPTSIQFVDIAGLVRGASKGEGLGNQFLSHIREVDAIVQVARCFEDSNIIHVENRVDPVGDIATVTTELCLKDLETVQKRADRARKQAKGNIPLEKLALEICEPLAKHLDQGLPARTFKLPDATDAAIVMRDMQLLTAKPSFYVANVDEASLKALDQNPHYMALKKYADAEKAPIVAVCAALEAQIAELEPEDRPEFLAEAGLKEPGLYAVVRAGYDILKLLTFFTAGKVEVRAWTTVIGAKAPQAAGVIHTDFEKGFIKAEVIWWEDYVQLGSESKCRDAGKLAIEGKEYVMRDGDVVHFRFNV from the coding sequence ATGGGTCTCTCCGTCGGAATCGTCGGTCTACCGAATGTCGGCAAGTCGACGTTGTTCAATGCGCTCTCGACCGCCAAGGCCGAGGCCAAGAATTTCCCCTTCTGCACCATCGAGCCCAATGTCGGCGTCGTGGCCGTCCCCGATAGCCGCCTGGCCGCGCTCGACAGCGTGGTTCACGCGGACAAAATCGTCCCCACCTCGATTCAGTTCGTCGACATCGCGGGGCTGGTGCGCGGAGCGTCCAAGGGCGAAGGGCTCGGGAACCAGTTCTTGAGCCACATCCGCGAGGTCGACGCCATCGTGCAGGTGGCGCGCTGCTTCGAGGACTCGAACATCATCCACGTGGAGAACCGGGTCGATCCGGTGGGCGACATCGCCACCGTCACCACCGAGCTCTGTCTCAAGGATCTGGAGACGGTGCAGAAGCGCGCCGACCGCGCCCGCAAGCAAGCCAAGGGCAACATCCCCCTGGAGAAGCTCGCCCTCGAGATCTGCGAGCCGCTGGCGAAGCACCTCGACCAAGGTCTGCCCGCCCGCACCTTCAAGCTCCCCGACGCGACCGACGCCGCCATCGTGATGCGCGACATGCAGCTGCTCACGGCGAAGCCCTCGTTCTATGTGGCCAATGTCGACGAGGCCTCGCTCAAGGCCCTCGATCAAAACCCGCACTACATGGCTTTGAAAAAGTACGCCGATGCCGAAAAGGCCCCCATCGTGGCGGTGTGCGCGGCGCTCGAGGCGCAGATCGCGGAGCTGGAGCCGGAAGATCGCCCCGAGTTCCTCGCGGAGGCGGGCCTGAAGGAGCCGGGGCTCTACGCCGTGGTTCGCGCGGGCTACGATATCCTCAAGCTCCTGACCTTCTTCACCGCCGGCAAGGTCGAGGTGCGTGCATGGACGACCGTCATCGGCGCCAAGGCGCCGCAGGCGGCGGGTGTCATCCACACGGACTTCGAGAAGGGCTTCATTAAGGCGGAGGTCATCTGGTGGGAGGACTACGTCCAACTTGGAAGCGAGTCAAAGTGCCGCGATGCGGGTAAGCTGGCCATCGAAGGCAAGGAGTACGTCATGCGCGACGGCGACGTCGTGCACTTCCGCTTCAATGTCTGA